A DNA window from Actinokineospora baliensis contains the following coding sequences:
- a CDS encoding eCIS core domain-containing protein: protein MHDHEHDRPERRAAPRRAAQPDETGPAARTTRQLQRSMGNAAVARLLSESEEDTAEPNTVHDVLGGSGRPLDAGKRADMESRLGADFSSVRVHNDTAAARSADEIGARAYTSGEHVVLGRGGSDDHTLAHELWHVVQQREGPVSATDTGTGVALSDPGDRFERAAEAVATQAMSGPAPEHSDHSGHDHAGHDHAAHGQAAAGPVQRSPRDWRHSDSVRDALTTEAGMGLRSYWPPIVQAVRLYISILDDTQVDQRAQVLDRLDATLNAWEDNQGAATTINLTGQARNKRAIVAALRQLITTERSEIRTLRQGPVAAPTPAAPIPMAVPMAIGGASRQPQGEESEDSSPETQVPLSTLRGRFQSAGALPTGIDIHLHMTSGRNIPGIHDQGVRPGAGRGIGLPDTEGEPDNNFIYLLSSSPNAKTFVGQESGGRAVGVISSGVAYGPDSNYDGGAYQHHGAAPPARGAAQGDGPFSFTLPATPRTRAGLRDFVNGHLDNGQQPMSENEAVQRVLAALWNEFGLLVARDLSRT, encoded by the coding sequence ATGCACGACCACGAGCACGACCGGCCCGAGCGGCGGGCGGCACCGCGCCGCGCGGCCCAACCCGACGAGACCGGACCAGCGGCGCGAACAACGCGACAGCTGCAACGGTCGATGGGCAACGCCGCTGTGGCGCGACTGCTGTCAGAGTCCGAAGAGGACACAGCAGAGCCCAACACCGTGCACGACGTGCTCGGCGGCTCCGGCCGCCCGCTCGACGCCGGGAAGCGCGCCGACATGGAATCCCGGCTAGGCGCCGACTTCTCCTCCGTCCGCGTGCACAACGACACCGCCGCCGCCCGCTCGGCCGACGAGATCGGGGCCCGCGCCTACACCTCCGGCGAACACGTCGTCCTCGGCCGGGGCGGGTCGGACGACCACACCCTCGCGCACGAGCTGTGGCACGTGGTGCAGCAGCGCGAAGGGCCGGTCTCGGCGACCGACACCGGCACCGGCGTTGCCCTCAGCGACCCTGGCGACCGGTTCGAACGGGCAGCCGAAGCGGTCGCCACCCAGGCCATGTCCGGCCCTGCGCCCGAGCACTCGGACCACTCAGGCCACGACCACGCAGGCCACGATCACGCAGCGCACGGACAGGCGGCCGCCGGACCGGTGCAGCGGTCACCGCGCGACTGGCGGCACTCCGACTCCGTCCGCGACGCGCTCACCACCGAGGCGGGCATGGGCCTGCGCTCTTACTGGCCGCCGATCGTCCAGGCCGTGCGCCTGTACATCTCCATCCTCGACGACACCCAGGTCGACCAGCGCGCCCAGGTCCTGGACCGGCTCGACGCCACCCTCAACGCCTGGGAGGACAACCAGGGTGCGGCGACCACCATCAACCTCACCGGTCAGGCCCGCAACAAACGCGCCATCGTCGCCGCGCTGCGGCAGCTGATCACCACGGAGCGCAGCGAGATCCGCACTCTGCGGCAGGGCCCGGTCGCCGCGCCGACCCCCGCCGCGCCGATCCCGATGGCCGTACCCATGGCCATCGGGGGCGCCTCCCGGCAGCCGCAAGGTGAGGAGTCCGAGGACAGCAGCCCCGAGACCCAGGTGCCGCTGTCCACCCTGCGCGGCCGGTTCCAGTCGGCGGGCGCGCTGCCCACCGGCATCGACATCCACCTGCACATGACCAGCGGGCGCAACATCCCCGGCATCCACGACCAGGGCGTGCGGCCCGGCGCCGGGCGGGGCATCGGACTGCCCGACACCGAAGGCGAGCCCGACAACAACTTCATCTACCTGCTGTCCAGCTCCCCCAACGCCAAGACGTTCGTCGGTCAGGAATCCGGCGGCCGCGCGGTCGGTGTGATCAGCTCCGGCGTCGCGTACGGACCGGACAGCAACTACGACGGCGGCGCCTACCAGCACCACGGCGCCGCCCCACCGGCCAGGGGCGCGGCCCAGGGCGACGGCCCGTTCTCGTTCACCCTGCCCGCCACGCCGAGGACCAGGGCGGGCCTGCGCGACTTCGTCAACGGGCACCTCGACAACGGGCAGCAGCCGATGTCGGAGAACGAGGCCGTGCAACGCGTGCTCGCCGCGCTGTGGAACGAGTTCGGCCTGCTCGTGGCCAGGGATCTCTCCCGCACCTGA
- a CDS encoding CIS tube protein has product MAKQSLARARLVIMEPPAKVGAKPGARLASVPFQFNPNTLALAKSIEWRRKPSRMAGQASLPEFVGSGPRTLSVEIFLDSTATHDNSVEDRVEKLMVACVPTKQSLARKKPASPWVRFEWGTAKTTAFDGVLANLSVDYALFDVDGKPLRATCALSIEEAGVDTPGQNPTSGSPGARRSHRVVAGDSLPQLAWQEYGDATLWRPIAEANDIDDPMVLPVGRELLLPGAAEVTGDLEVLA; this is encoded by the coding sequence ATGGCGAAGCAGAGCCTGGCCAGGGCCCGGCTGGTGATCATGGAGCCGCCCGCGAAGGTGGGCGCGAAGCCGGGGGCGCGGCTGGCCAGCGTGCCGTTCCAGTTCAACCCCAACACCCTGGCGCTGGCCAAGAGCATCGAGTGGCGGCGCAAGCCGTCGCGGATGGCCGGGCAGGCGTCGTTGCCGGAGTTCGTGGGCAGCGGGCCGAGGACGCTGTCGGTGGAGATCTTCCTGGACTCGACCGCCACGCACGACAACTCGGTGGAGGACCGGGTGGAGAAGCTGATGGTCGCGTGCGTGCCGACCAAGCAGAGCCTGGCCCGCAAGAAGCCCGCCAGCCCGTGGGTGCGGTTCGAGTGGGGCACGGCGAAGACGACCGCGTTCGACGGTGTGCTGGCGAACCTGTCGGTCGACTACGCCCTGTTCGACGTGGACGGCAAGCCGCTGCGGGCCACCTGCGCGCTCTCGATCGAGGAGGCCGGGGTGGACACCCCGGGGCAGAACCCGACCTCGGGGTCGCCGGGGGCGCGCCGGTCGCACCGGGTGGTCGCCGGGGACAGCCTGCCGCAGTTGGCGTGGCAGGAGTACGGGGACGCGACGCTGTGGCGGCCGATCGCCGAGGCCAACGACATCGACGACCCGATGGTGCTGCCGGTCGGGCGGGAGTTGCTGCTGCCCGGGGCGGCCGAGGTGACCGGGGACCTGGAGGTGCTCGCGTGA
- a CDS encoding phage tail sheath family protein → MPQYLSPGVYVEEVQSGARPIEGVGTAVAAFVGFAERGPFHRPTLVTSWNQYAQLFGGFAEGAYLPHAVYGYFTNGGGSAYVVRVGGPAPDAVPPAPIPVTLGGLLVAPKADAGPDISVEIVDADGENPPEDRFKLLVRQGTRVAETYDVSTRKNVKNYVVTQVGERSKLITVTEQPGTSLSKPDRQSITLAAPDKPAESTAVDAGEYIGDAEARTGFGGLESIDEVTMVAVPDLMGAYQRGTIDLEGVKTVQLAVISHCEQMGDRVAVLDTPPGLSAQQVRGWRQETAGYDSKHAALYYPWIKVFDPAAGRNTIVPPSGHISGVWARNDVERGVHKAPANEVIRGAVDLELSLSKGEQDLLNPVGVNCVRAFPGRGIRIWGARTLSSDPAWRYLNVRRLFNYLEESILLGTQWVVFEPNDDRLWSSIRRNITAFLTEQWRRGALFGRTAEEAFYVKCDRDNNPQESIDLGQVVCEIGVAPVKPAEFVVFRLAQFSDSTSLVSE, encoded by the coding sequence ATGCCGCAGTACCTCTCCCCAGGCGTGTACGTGGAGGAGGTCCAGTCCGGTGCGCGACCGATCGAGGGCGTCGGCACCGCGGTCGCCGCCTTCGTCGGTTTCGCCGAGCGGGGCCCCTTCCACCGGCCAACCCTGGTGACGAGCTGGAACCAGTACGCGCAGCTGTTCGGCGGCTTCGCCGAGGGCGCCTACCTCCCGCACGCCGTCTACGGCTACTTCACCAACGGCGGCGGCTCGGCCTACGTCGTGCGCGTCGGCGGGCCCGCCCCCGACGCCGTGCCGCCCGCGCCGATCCCGGTCACCCTCGGTGGTCTGCTCGTGGCGCCCAAGGCCGACGCCGGGCCCGACATCTCGGTCGAGATCGTCGACGCCGACGGGGAGAACCCGCCGGAGGACCGGTTCAAGCTGCTGGTGCGCCAGGGCACCAGGGTCGCCGAGACCTACGACGTGTCGACCCGCAAGAACGTCAAGAACTACGTCGTCACCCAGGTCGGCGAGCGGTCCAAGCTGATCACCGTCACCGAGCAGCCGGGCACCTCGCTGAGCAAGCCCGACCGGCAGTCGATCACCCTGGCCGCGCCGGACAAGCCCGCGGAGTCGACCGCTGTCGACGCTGGCGAGTACATCGGCGACGCCGAGGCGCGCACCGGGTTCGGCGGCCTGGAGTCGATCGACGAGGTCACCATGGTGGCCGTGCCCGACCTGATGGGCGCCTACCAGCGCGGCACCATCGACCTGGAGGGCGTCAAGACGGTGCAGCTCGCGGTGATCTCGCACTGCGAGCAGATGGGCGACCGGGTCGCGGTGCTCGACACCCCGCCCGGCCTGTCCGCGCAGCAGGTCCGCGGCTGGCGCCAGGAGACGGCGGGCTACGACTCCAAGCACGCCGCCCTGTACTACCCGTGGATCAAGGTGTTCGACCCCGCCGCGGGCCGCAACACCATCGTGCCGCCGTCCGGCCACATCTCGGGGGTCTGGGCGCGCAACGACGTCGAACGCGGCGTGCACAAGGCACCGGCGAACGAGGTCATCCGCGGCGCCGTCGACCTGGAGCTGTCGCTGAGCAAGGGCGAGCAGGACCTGCTCAACCCGGTCGGCGTCAACTGCGTGCGCGCCTTCCCCGGGCGCGGCATCCGGATCTGGGGCGCCCGCACCCTCTCGTCGGACCCGGCGTGGCGCTACCTCAACGTGCGCAGGCTGTTCAACTACCTGGAGGAGTCGATCCTGCTCGGCACCCAGTGGGTGGTGTTCGAGCCCAACGACGACCGGCTCTGGTCGAGCATCCGGCGCAACATCACGGCGTTCCTCACCGAGCAGTGGCGCCGGGGCGCGCTGTTCGGGCGGACCGCGGAGGAGGCGTTCTACGTCAAGTGCGACCGGGACAACAACCCCCAGGAGTCCATCGACCTCGGGCAGGTCGTGTGCGAGATCGGTGTCGCACCGGTGAAACCGGCGGAGTTCGTGGTGTTCCGGCTGGCGCAGTTCTCCGACAGCACCAGTCTCGTCAGCGAATAG
- a CDS encoding phage tail protein, which produces MAEGDALSTHVFGVQLGGYEVESLQEVSGLVVEEDVVEVSQVTPQGKPLLRKQPGARKGGEITLTRGLDQSSEFTKWLKETLNKGAVASARQNITIEVKDSEGTTVRRMQLMNGWASKWEGPSLKAGESTAAVEKVTITFEDIEVE; this is translated from the coding sequence ATGGCAGAGGGCGACGCGCTGTCCACACACGTCTTCGGCGTGCAGTTGGGCGGGTACGAGGTCGAGTCGCTGCAGGAGGTGAGCGGCCTGGTCGTCGAGGAGGACGTCGTCGAGGTGTCCCAGGTGACCCCGCAGGGCAAACCGCTGCTGCGCAAGCAACCCGGCGCGCGCAAGGGCGGCGAGATCACGCTGACCCGCGGCTTGGACCAGTCCAGCGAGTTCACCAAGTGGCTCAAGGAGACGCTCAACAAGGGCGCGGTGGCCTCGGCGCGGCAGAACATCACCATCGAGGTCAAGGACAGCGAGGGCACCACGGTGCGCCGGATGCAGCTGATGAACGGGTGGGCCAGCAAGTGGGAGGGCCCCTCGCTCAAGGCGGGCGAGTCCACCGCCGCGGTGGAGAAGGTCACCATCACCTTCGAGGACATCGAGGTCGAATGA
- a CDS encoding DUF6760 family protein: MTYAPDRLLEEVAYVAYHFHWPRGEILDLTHAERSGWVREISRINTRINEGG; the protein is encoded by the coding sequence GTGACGTACGCGCCCGACCGGCTGCTCGAAGAGGTCGCGTACGTGGCCTACCACTTCCACTGGCCGCGCGGGGAAATCCTCGACCTGACCCACGCCGAGCGTTCGGGCTGGGTGCGCGAGATCAGCCGGATCAACACCAGGATCAACGAAGGGGGGTGA
- a CDS encoding PAAR domain-containing protein encodes MLFAARLGDKTSHGGTVGPPPPMAAARVATVLIEGKPAAVIGSTHVCVIPPHIALGPANVIQPRLGRVLIGGLVAARVGDKTACGANIVSGALTVRIGG; translated from the coding sequence ATGTTGTTCGCCGCTCGCCTGGGGGACAAGACCAGCCACGGTGGCACGGTCGGTCCGCCGCCGCCGATGGCCGCGGCCAGGGTCGCGACCGTGTTGATCGAGGGCAAGCCCGCCGCGGTCATCGGGAGCACGCACGTGTGCGTGATCCCGCCGCACATCGCGCTCGGACCGGCGAACGTGATCCAGCCGAGGCTGGGTCGGGTGCTCATCGGCGGGCTGGTGGCGGCCAGGGTCGGCGACAAGACCGCGTGCGGGGCGAACATCGTCTCCGGCGCGCTGACCGTCCGAATCGGAGGGTGA
- a CDS encoding VgrG-related protein: MSSRSFAADPIVAAPGPLPPVWDRQLVSCVVDESVGLPDAAVLTYRDGDHEFLTATGITIGTPLRVSVATARGTAQELLFIGEVTALELDADSTGSFTVVHAMSKAHRLFRGRKVEAFRNMTAADIVRKVAKAAGLTVGRVELSPVTYPQLSQAGVSDWDFLSQLAYDHGVVLQVDDKGVLQLTKPEPASKAPAPSTPASRDPLVLQHGANLMALHATLTSAEQVSAVEVRAWDVKTKKALVAVEPAVTSRTVAPGLAPSLKFGPRARLLVADTPYGTQAETAAVARGVAASTAAGFGEIEAVAEGNPKLRAGVPVALGSAGPAFTGRYTATAVRHVLEPGTGYRTTVTVSASADRSLSGLVAGANAPARSPRMPGLAIGVVTDIKDPTERGGVRLKFPWLDDNYVTDWVRTVQLGGIRGGGVFSPEVNDEVLVGFEQGSLDRPYVLGGLYNGVDKPSPHDVPLVDRKTGKLNRRSLVSRTGNRLELLDGTARSGVRIASGDKRLEVVLDEKTGRIDVRVRGRGGGRILSSLRLDDRGITVDAKRGALVLKGRTVSVDATTSATVTGGTSASVSGGTEAVLKGLTVRIN, translated from the coding sequence GTGAGCAGTCGATCTTTCGCCGCCGACCCGATCGTGGCCGCGCCGGGGCCGCTGCCGCCGGTGTGGGACCGGCAGCTGGTCAGCTGCGTGGTGGACGAGAGCGTCGGCCTGCCCGACGCGGCCGTGCTGACCTACCGCGACGGCGACCACGAGTTCCTCACCGCCACGGGCATCACGATCGGCACCCCGCTGCGGGTGTCGGTGGCCACCGCGCGCGGCACCGCCCAGGAGTTGCTGTTCATCGGCGAGGTGACCGCGCTGGAACTCGACGCCGACTCGACCGGCTCGTTCACCGTGGTCCACGCGATGAGCAAGGCGCACCGGCTGTTCCGGGGCCGCAAGGTCGAGGCGTTCCGCAACATGACCGCCGCCGACATCGTGCGGAAGGTGGCCAAGGCGGCGGGTTTGACCGTGGGTCGGGTCGAGCTGTCGCCGGTCACCTACCCGCAGCTCAGCCAGGCCGGGGTGTCCGATTGGGACTTCCTCTCGCAGCTGGCTTACGACCACGGCGTTGTGCTGCAGGTCGACGACAAGGGCGTGCTGCAGCTGACGAAACCCGAGCCTGCGAGCAAAGCGCCCGCGCCGAGCACGCCAGCGTCGCGCGACCCGCTGGTGCTGCAGCACGGCGCCAACCTGATGGCCCTGCACGCGACTCTGACCAGCGCCGAGCAGGTCAGCGCGGTCGAGGTGCGGGCGTGGGACGTCAAGACGAAGAAGGCACTGGTGGCGGTGGAGCCCGCGGTGACGAGCCGGACTGTGGCACCGGGGCTGGCCCCGTCGCTGAAGTTCGGGCCCAGGGCACGGCTGCTGGTCGCCGACACCCCGTACGGGACGCAGGCGGAGACCGCTGCCGTCGCGCGCGGGGTCGCTGCCTCGACCGCTGCGGGCTTCGGGGAGATCGAGGCGGTCGCCGAGGGCAACCCCAAGCTGCGGGCCGGGGTGCCGGTGGCGCTGGGCAGCGCGGGCCCGGCCTTCACCGGCCGGTACACCGCCACCGCCGTGCGCCACGTTCTGGAGCCGGGGACCGGCTACCGCACCACGGTCACGGTCAGCGCCTCGGCCGACCGGTCGCTGTCGGGGCTGGTGGCGGGGGCGAACGCGCCCGCGCGCTCGCCGAGGATGCCTGGGTTGGCGATCGGGGTGGTCACCGACATCAAGGACCCGACCGAGCGCGGCGGGGTGCGGCTGAAGTTCCCGTGGCTCGACGACAACTACGTCACCGACTGGGTGCGGACCGTGCAGCTGGGCGGGATCCGCGGCGGTGGCGTGTTCAGCCCGGAGGTCAACGACGAGGTGCTGGTCGGGTTCGAGCAGGGCAGCCTCGACCGGCCATACGTGCTGGGCGGGCTCTACAACGGGGTGGACAAGCCGTCCCCGCACGACGTGCCGCTGGTCGACCGCAAGACCGGCAAGCTCAACCGGCGGTCTTTGGTCTCGCGCACCGGCAACCGGCTGGAACTGCTCGACGGCACCGCCCGCTCGGGGGTGCGGATCGCCAGTGGCGACAAGCGCTTGGAGGTCGTGCTGGACGAGAAGACCGGCCGGATCGACGTGCGGGTCCGCGGTCGCGGGGGCGGTCGGATCCTCAGCTCGCTGCGCCTGGACGACCGGGGCATCACCGTCGACGCCAAACGCGGCGCCTTGGTCCTCAAAGGACGGACGGTGTCGGTCGACGCCACGACGTCCGCCACGGTCACCGGCGGCACCTCGGCGTCGGTCAGCGGCGGCACGGAAGCCGTGCTCAAGGGCCTCACGGTCCGGATCAACTAG
- a CDS encoding ATP-binding protein, translating to MNSANDPDITLRTPHPDEPMNPLLSHLAQLESRIQTAIGDRAAVDRGFADPRRALYLTRADAQRILDTPLEPMPTAPQVPSGGRLAEVVQRFGLDDTDLGLLVVAMAPDIDARFEQLYGYLNDDITRRRPTVGLALRLCGLPQAGVGRFRLGPLVASGLVEIGDAGAAALSRTLRVPDRVVGHLLGYDSPDPALNCRVHTGQQASGWFAERVRAATATGPVHLQDTTGEAHRTAIEALGTAVVVEPGELSESTVTALLREARLRGAGIVMGLPETAPEGLRELLARADVPVVLHSALTWDANWSTRTVLSLTTSGDSPSTWAEAIETATGSPAAADVVAAAGAYRVGRAQVERIVAVAARHAALDGSPLGTEHLRAGVRAANGSGLRRLARRITPSVGWDDLVLPDSTRAQLVELARRARLRDRVLGEWRMRPGGGRGHGVVALFAGESGTGKTMSAEVVAAAIGMDLYVVNLATVVDKYLGETEKNLERIFTEAERVQGVLLFDEADAVFGKRSKISDARDRYANLESAYLLSRLESFGGVAVLTTNLRSNVDDAFTRRLDVIAEFAMPDAAQRAALWDRCLGTAMPRDDDIDLRGCAARFELAGGSIRACAISAAYAAAAEDRPVAMTDLVDAVRLEYRKLGRLVVDDEFDAPIARSA from the coding sequence ATGAACTCCGCCAACGACCCCGATATCACCTTGCGGACACCGCACCCAGACGAACCGATGAACCCCCTCCTGTCCCACCTGGCCCAACTCGAGAGCCGGATACAGACCGCCATCGGTGACCGAGCGGCCGTCGACCGCGGGTTCGCTGATCCGCGGCGGGCGCTCTACCTCACCCGAGCCGATGCGCAGCGCATCCTGGACACCCCACTGGAGCCCATGCCAACAGCCCCCCAAGTGCCGTCCGGGGGAAGGCTGGCGGAGGTCGTGCAGCGGTTCGGGCTGGACGACACAGACCTTGGCCTTCTGGTCGTGGCGATGGCGCCGGATATCGATGCGCGGTTCGAGCAGCTCTACGGGTACCTCAACGACGACATCACGCGGCGGCGGCCGACGGTGGGGCTGGCGTTGCGGTTGTGCGGGTTGCCGCAGGCCGGGGTGGGGCGGTTTCGGCTGGGGCCGTTGGTGGCGAGCGGGTTGGTGGAGATCGGGGACGCCGGGGCGGCGGCGTTGTCGCGGACGTTGCGGGTGCCTGATCGGGTCGTCGGGCACCTGCTTGGTTACGACAGCCCGGATCCGGCGCTGAACTGCCGGGTGCACACCGGCCAGCAGGCGTCCGGTTGGTTCGCCGAGCGGGTGCGGGCCGCGACCGCGACTGGGCCGGTCCACCTCCAGGACACCACCGGGGAAGCGCACCGCACAGCGATCGAGGCGTTGGGCACGGCTGTCGTCGTGGAGCCTGGCGAGCTGAGCGAATCGACGGTCACCGCGTTGCTGCGGGAAGCGCGGCTGCGGGGCGCGGGCATCGTCATGGGCCTGCCGGAGACGGCCCCCGAGGGGCTTCGGGAGCTGCTCGCCCGCGCTGACGTGCCGGTTGTCCTGCACAGCGCGCTCACCTGGGACGCGAACTGGTCGACCCGCACAGTCCTGTCCCTGACGACCTCGGGCGATTCGCCGAGCACGTGGGCGGAGGCGATCGAGACCGCCACCGGCTCACCCGCCGCAGCCGACGTGGTGGCCGCGGCAGGCGCCTACCGGGTCGGCAGGGCCCAGGTGGAGCGGATCGTGGCGGTCGCGGCCCGGCACGCCGCGCTCGACGGGAGTCCACTGGGGACAGAGCACCTGCGGGCGGGGGTCCGGGCGGCCAACGGCTCCGGGCTGCGCAGGCTCGCCCGCCGGATCACCCCGTCCGTGGGCTGGGACGACCTCGTGCTCCCGGACAGCACCCGCGCGCAACTGGTCGAACTCGCCCGGCGGGCGCGGCTGCGCGACCGGGTCCTCGGCGAATGGCGGATGCGCCCCGGCGGCGGTCGCGGCCACGGTGTCGTCGCGCTGTTCGCGGGCGAGTCGGGCACCGGCAAGACGATGTCCGCCGAGGTCGTGGCCGCCGCCATCGGCATGGACCTGTACGTGGTCAACCTGGCCACGGTGGTCGACAAGTACCTCGGCGAGACGGAGAAGAACCTGGAGCGGATCTTCACCGAGGCCGAGCGGGTCCAGGGCGTCCTGCTCTTCGACGAGGCCGACGCCGTGTTCGGCAAGCGGTCCAAGATCTCCGACGCCAGGGACCGCTACGCCAACCTGGAGTCGGCGTACCTGTTGTCCCGGCTGGAGTCCTTCGGCGGCGTCGCGGTGCTCACCACCAACCTGCGGTCCAATGTGGACGACGCCTTCACCAGGCGGCTGGACGTGATCGCGGAGTTCGCGATGCCCGACGCCGCGCAGCGCGCCGCGCTGTGGGACCGCTGCCTGGGCACGGCCATGCCCAGGGACGACGACATCGACCTGCGCGGGTGCGCGGCGCGGTTCGAGCTGGCGGGCGGGTCGATCCGGGCCTGCGCGATCAGCGCCGCCTACGCCGCCGCCGCCGAAGACCGGCCGGTGGCGATGACCGATCTCGTCGACGCCGTGCGGCTGGAGTACCGCAAGCTCGGCAGGCTCGTGGTCGACGACGAGTTCGACGCCCCGATCGCGCGATCCGCTTGA
- a CDS encoding GPW/gp25 family protein has translation MRADFIGRGWGFPMRVGPTGGIGMVERDQEVEEAIWLVLGTAPGERPMRPEFGCGIHDHVFASTDGATAGHIAREVRVALDRWEPRIEVTAVDVDFDPVEAGTLHISIHYTLRATNDQRNLVFPFYTIPSDGEPDGEAD, from the coding sequence GTGCGCGCGGACTTCATCGGCCGCGGCTGGGGCTTCCCGATGCGGGTCGGCCCGACCGGCGGGATCGGCATGGTCGAACGCGACCAGGAGGTCGAGGAGGCCATCTGGCTGGTCCTGGGCACCGCGCCCGGGGAGCGGCCGATGCGCCCCGAGTTCGGCTGCGGCATCCACGACCACGTGTTCGCCTCGACCGACGGGGCGACCGCGGGCCACATCGCCCGCGAGGTGCGCGTCGCGCTCGACCGGTGGGAACCCAGGATCGAGGTCACGGCGGTCGACGTCGACTTCGACCCGGTCGAAGCGGGCACCCTGCACATCTCGATCCACTACACCCTGCGCGCCACCAACGACCAGCGCAACCTGGTGTTCCCCTTCTACACGATCCCCTCCGACGGCGAACCAGACGGCGAGGCGGACTGA
- a CDS encoding phage tail protein — translation MTSTVFATTVFFQLTIGGNDLGAFHTCQGLGAQMEVEQFTEGGNNGFTWQLPSRITWSNITMTRPVTADSAKVVRWLNEVVRRVERKSGEIVALAPDGTPITRWQVQGIVPVRWAGPSFDPADSQAAVETLEFAHEGLLAS, via the coding sequence ATGACCAGCACCGTTTTCGCGACCACCGTGTTCTTCCAGCTGACCATCGGCGGCAACGACCTCGGGGCGTTCCACACCTGCCAGGGGTTGGGCGCGCAGATGGAGGTCGAGCAGTTCACCGAGGGCGGCAACAACGGGTTCACCTGGCAGCTGCCCTCGCGGATCACCTGGTCGAACATCACCATGACCCGGCCGGTGACGGCGGATTCGGCGAAGGTGGTGCGCTGGCTCAACGAGGTGGTGCGCCGGGTGGAGCGCAAGAGCGGGGAGATCGTGGCGCTGGCGCCGGACGGGACGCCGATCACGCGGTGGCAGGTGCAGGGGATCGTGCCGGTGCGGTGGGCGGGGCCGTCGTTCGACCCGGCGGATTCGCAGGCCGCGGTGGAGACGCTCGAGTTCGCGCACGAGGGGCTGCTCGCCTCCTGA
- a CDS encoding phage tail assembly protein: MRRRTVSLGDLDELVEVTGKKGKARSADPSAHTEFAFELPRGYVDQNGATHREGRMRLATARDELRPLIDLRVKENPAYLSVVLLSQVITELGSVSDVHAGVVEQMYATDIAFLQDFYRRINSEGHTRAGVACPTCGSTFDVDLAGGRLGES, encoded by the coding sequence ATGAGGCGCCGCACGGTCAGCCTCGGTGACCTCGACGAGCTGGTCGAGGTCACCGGGAAGAAGGGCAAGGCCCGGTCGGCGGACCCGTCGGCGCACACCGAGTTCGCCTTCGAACTGCCCCGCGGCTACGTCGACCAGAACGGCGCCACCCACCGCGAGGGCCGGATGCGGCTGGCCACCGCCCGCGACGAGCTGCGGCCGCTGATCGACCTGCGGGTCAAGGAGAACCCGGCGTACCTGAGCGTGGTGCTGCTCAGCCAGGTGATCACCGAACTCGGCTCGGTGTCGGACGTGCACGCGGGCGTGGTGGAGCAGATGTACGCCACCGACATCGCGTTCCTGCAGGACTTCTACCGCCGGATCAACAGCGAGGGCCACACCAGGGCCGGCGTGGCCTGCCCCACCTGCGGCAGCACCTTCGACGTCGACCTCGCGGGTGGGCGCCTGGGGGAATCGTGA